From one Vespula vulgaris chromosome 25, iyVesVulg1.1, whole genome shotgun sequence genomic stretch:
- the LOC127072343 gene encoding bestrophin-4-like isoform X2 produces the protein MTVTYTAEVATCRGLGCFLKLLLRWRASIYKLVWLDLALFLFIYYSLSSIYRLILDDEQKKIFEAVVAYCNQYSDLIPLSFVLGFYVSIVMTRWWNQYMVIPWPDSIAVFVSATIHGNDERGRLMRRTIVRYVCVCLTLVLTNVSPRVKKRFPTLEHFVDTGLLLENELSIFQSLNAKFPKPSKHWLPIVWASSIVTRARKEGRIRDDFAVKTLIDELNKFRGMCGNLIHYDTISVPLVYTQVVTLAVYTYFLTSVMGRQWIQTSTSSTIDVYFPVFTTLQFFFYMGWLKVAETLINPFGEDDDDFEVNWIIDRNLQVSYLIVDEMHHEHPELIRDQYWDEIFPTELPYTAASQPFREEHPEPSTAGIQLSAAQQELQPSSVRIDEMVPDYQQKFRNDVADDAVSGIHFTADGKLSRSASRVSNRDRTFNTGSTPSNLGGSLTRVNSVTSMLKRLFSKEDRPDGTSSGTKTPGRIPHSSSSASLQARVFAGTGGSTRIGVIEEVDEQMTMTSMRPEHRPHVQSIFPQGPPPASAPVDVPGADHTRTRDVFSNSAPATAHLTTADGSNGNGHDFENGNKYPIVRRERSSISYEPSRSYQSTTIGDGMISPRSSICSTNSSSDDEFTKLKIERENQRREKAFRRLARSISGHGNILSNEARNLTENEVLLLAELADASRLSLVPRDNDDKGNEIAKV, from the exons ATGGAGAGCGAGTATATACAAATTGGTATGGTTAGATCTGgccttatttttattcatttattattcattatcaaGTATCTACCGATTGATACTGGATGAcgagcaaaagaaaatatttgaagcTGTGGTGGCCTATTGCAATCAGTATAGCGATCTTATACCATTATCCTTTGTATTAGGATTTTACGTTAGTATAGTTATGACAAGATGGTGGAATCAATACATGGTTATACCTTGGCCTGACTCTATAGCTGTATTTGTATCGGCAACTATTCATGGTAACGATGAGAGAGGTCGATTGATGCGTCGTACTATAGTAAG aTACGTATGCGTTTGTTTGACCTTGGTTCTAACAAACGTATCACCAAGAGTGAAGAAACGTTTCCCAACGTTGGAACACTTCGTTGATACTGGATTACTATTGGAGAATGAACTCTCGATATTTCAAAGTTTAAATGCGAAGTTTCCTAAACCTAGCAAACATTGGTTACCAATCGTCTGGGCCTCGAGTATAGTAACCAGGGCTAGAAAAGAAGGTCGTATACGCGACGATTTTGCTGTTAAAACGTTGATAGACGAGTTGAACAAGTTCCGCGGAATGTGTGGAAATCTTATACATTATGATACCATAAGTGTACCATTGGTTTACACTCAG gTGGTTACATTGGCCGTTTACACGTATTTTTTGACAAGCGTTATGGGGAGACAATGGATCCAAACATCAACCTCGTCCACTATCGATGTTTATTTCCCCGTATTCACGACTCtacagtttttcttttacatggGTTGGCTAAAGGTCGCTGAAACTTTGATAAATCCTTTTGGCGAGGACGACGATGATTTCGAAGTTAATTGGATAATCGATCGTAACTTACAG GTGAGTTATCTGATCGTCGACGAGATGCATCACGAGCATCCAGAATTGATAAGGGATCAGTATTGGGACGAAATATTTCCAACTGAGTTACCGTACACTGCGGCCTCTCAACCATTCCGTGAGGAACATCCTGAACCATCAACAGCAGGTATACAATTGTCGGCTGCTCAACAAGAACTCCAACCGTCCTCCGTTAGAATAGACGAGATGGTACCGGATTATCAACAAAAATTTCGCAATGACGTTGCCGACGACGCCGTATCCGGAATACATTTTACTGCCGACGGGAAATTGTCCAg AAGTGCCAGTAGAGTGAGTAATCGTGACCGCACGTTTAACACTGGATCAACGCCAAGTAACTTGGGTGGTTCGCTGACCAGGGTCAACAGTGTAACCAGTATGTTAAAGAGATTATTCAGTAAGGAGGATAGACCGGATGGTACATCGAGTGGTACCAAAACACCCGGTAGAATTCCGCACTCTAGTTCTTCAGCATCTTTGCAAGCAAGAGTATTTg CTGGTACAGGTGGCTCGACTAGGATCGGCGTTATAGAAGAGGTTGACGAACAGATGACGATGACGTCGATGAGACCAGAACACAGGCCACACGTACAAAGTATTTTCCCTCAAGGACCACCACCAGCTAGTGCACCAGTCGACGTACCTGGCGCTGATCATACCAGAACAAGAGATGTATTTTCTAACAGTGCACCTGCCACTGCTCATCTCACTACAGCTGATGGTAGCAACGGCAATGGTCACGATTTCGAGAACGGCAATAAATATCCCATTGTTAG gagagagagatccaGTATCAGTTACGAGCCTTCGAGGAGTTATCAGAGTACCACGATAGGCGATGGCATGATCAGCCCTAGAAGTTCAATATGTTCGACGAACAGTAGTTCCGACGACGAGTTTACCAAATTGAAAATAGAAAGGGAAAATCAAAGACGTGAAAAGGCGTTCAGACGATTAGCTAGAAGTATTAGCGGCCATGGTAACATACTCTCTAACGAAGCAAGAAATTTAACAGAAAACGAAGTACTTTTGTTAGCGGAATTAGCGGACGCATCGAGACTCTCGTTGGTACCAAGAGATAACGATGATAAGGGGAACGAAATTGCTAAGGTTTAA
- the LOC127072343 gene encoding bestrophin-4-like isoform X1: MTVTYTAEVATCRGLGCFLKLLLRWRASIYKLVWLDLALFLFIYYSLSSIYRLILDDEQKKIFEAVVAYCNQYSDLIPLSFVLGFYVSIVMTRWWNQYMVIPWPDSIAVFVSATIHGNDERGRLMRRTIVRYVCVCLTLVLTNVSPRVKKRFPTLEHFVDTGLLLENELSIFQSLNAKFPKPSKHWLPIVWASSIVTRARKEGRIRDDFAVKTLIDELNKFRGMCGNLIHYDTISVPLVYTQVVTLAVYTYFLTSVMGRQWIQTSTSSTIDVYFPVFTTLQFFFYMGWLKVAETLINPFGEDDDDFEVNWIIDRNLQVSYLIVDEMHHEHPELIRDQYWDEIFPTELPYTAASQPFREEHPEPSTAGIQLSAAQQELQPSSVRIDEMVPDYQQKFRNDVADDAVSGIHFTADGKLSRSATTAKMSRSASRVSNRDRTFNTGSTPSNLGGSLTRVNSVTSMLKRLFSKEDRPDGTSSGTKTPGRIPHSSSSASLQARVFAGTGGSTRIGVIEEVDEQMTMTSMRPEHRPHVQSIFPQGPPPASAPVDVPGADHTRTRDVFSNSAPATAHLTTADGSNGNGHDFENGNKYPIVRRERSSISYEPSRSYQSTTIGDGMISPRSSICSTNSSSDDEFTKLKIERENQRREKAFRRLARSISGHGNILSNEARNLTENEVLLLAELADASRLSLVPRDNDDKGNEIAKV, from the exons ATGGAGAGCGAGTATATACAAATTGGTATGGTTAGATCTGgccttatttttattcatttattattcattatcaaGTATCTACCGATTGATACTGGATGAcgagcaaaagaaaatatttgaagcTGTGGTGGCCTATTGCAATCAGTATAGCGATCTTATACCATTATCCTTTGTATTAGGATTTTACGTTAGTATAGTTATGACAAGATGGTGGAATCAATACATGGTTATACCTTGGCCTGACTCTATAGCTGTATTTGTATCGGCAACTATTCATGGTAACGATGAGAGAGGTCGATTGATGCGTCGTACTATAGTAAG aTACGTATGCGTTTGTTTGACCTTGGTTCTAACAAACGTATCACCAAGAGTGAAGAAACGTTTCCCAACGTTGGAACACTTCGTTGATACTGGATTACTATTGGAGAATGAACTCTCGATATTTCAAAGTTTAAATGCGAAGTTTCCTAAACCTAGCAAACATTGGTTACCAATCGTCTGGGCCTCGAGTATAGTAACCAGGGCTAGAAAAGAAGGTCGTATACGCGACGATTTTGCTGTTAAAACGTTGATAGACGAGTTGAACAAGTTCCGCGGAATGTGTGGAAATCTTATACATTATGATACCATAAGTGTACCATTGGTTTACACTCAG gTGGTTACATTGGCCGTTTACACGTATTTTTTGACAAGCGTTATGGGGAGACAATGGATCCAAACATCAACCTCGTCCACTATCGATGTTTATTTCCCCGTATTCACGACTCtacagtttttcttttacatggGTTGGCTAAAGGTCGCTGAAACTTTGATAAATCCTTTTGGCGAGGACGACGATGATTTCGAAGTTAATTGGATAATCGATCGTAACTTACAG GTGAGTTATCTGATCGTCGACGAGATGCATCACGAGCATCCAGAATTGATAAGGGATCAGTATTGGGACGAAATATTTCCAACTGAGTTACCGTACACTGCGGCCTCTCAACCATTCCGTGAGGAACATCCTGAACCATCAACAGCAGGTATACAATTGTCGGCTGCTCAACAAGAACTCCAACCGTCCTCCGTTAGAATAGACGAGATGGTACCGGATTATCAACAAAAATTTCGCAATGACGTTGCCGACGACGCCGTATCCGGAATACATTTTACTGCCGACGGGAAATTGTCCAg AAGTGCTACCACTGCTAAAATGTCAAG AAGTGCCAGTAGAGTGAGTAATCGTGACCGCACGTTTAACACTGGATCAACGCCAAGTAACTTGGGTGGTTCGCTGACCAGGGTCAACAGTGTAACCAGTATGTTAAAGAGATTATTCAGTAAGGAGGATAGACCGGATGGTACATCGAGTGGTACCAAAACACCCGGTAGAATTCCGCACTCTAGTTCTTCAGCATCTTTGCAAGCAAGAGTATTTg CTGGTACAGGTGGCTCGACTAGGATCGGCGTTATAGAAGAGGTTGACGAACAGATGACGATGACGTCGATGAGACCAGAACACAGGCCACACGTACAAAGTATTTTCCCTCAAGGACCACCACCAGCTAGTGCACCAGTCGACGTACCTGGCGCTGATCATACCAGAACAAGAGATGTATTTTCTAACAGTGCACCTGCCACTGCTCATCTCACTACAGCTGATGGTAGCAACGGCAATGGTCACGATTTCGAGAACGGCAATAAATATCCCATTGTTAG gagagagagatccaGTATCAGTTACGAGCCTTCGAGGAGTTATCAGAGTACCACGATAGGCGATGGCATGATCAGCCCTAGAAGTTCAATATGTTCGACGAACAGTAGTTCCGACGACGAGTTTACCAAATTGAAAATAGAAAGGGAAAATCAAAGACGTGAAAAGGCGTTCAGACGATTAGCTAGAAGTATTAGCGGCCATGGTAACATACTCTCTAACGAAGCAAGAAATTTAACAGAAAACGAAGTACTTTTGTTAGCGGAATTAGCGGACGCATCGAGACTCTCGTTGGTACCAAGAGATAACGATGATAAGGGGAACGAAATTGCTAAGGTTTAA